A stretch of the Spirochaetaceae bacterium genome encodes the following:
- a CDS encoding C-terminal binding protein, whose translation MEARRPTVLVLGSPAPAHLPERDVLEPLAEVVYNPVKSREELYAAVRDVDAVMIGLEIFDAPLIASMRRCRIISRYGIGYDNIDVDAATRAGIWVGRVPDYGWEAVSDHALALFLACVRDLGALDRRARAGQPGRRRPMFLVKGRTFGVVGCGGIGSVLVRKLAGFGLARILVHDPYLTAEQVAAAGGEAAGLETLLRESDFVSLHTPLTDGTRGMIGAAQLALMKPTAVLVNTSRGAVVDEAALAAALADGTIAAAGLDVFETEPLPADSPLTGLDNVILTNHLAWYTEESSVELATKAARNIREVFSGRPPLYPVNRIE comes from the coding sequence GTGGAAGCACGACGCCCGACCGTCCTGGTCCTTGGTTCGCCGGCCCCGGCCCACCTGCCGGAGCGCGACGTCCTGGAGCCGCTGGCCGAGGTGGTCTACAACCCGGTGAAGAGCCGGGAGGAACTGTACGCCGCGGTTCGCGACGTGGACGCGGTGATGATCGGCCTGGAGATCTTCGACGCGCCGCTGATCGCGAGCATGCGGCGCTGCCGGATCATCTCCCGCTACGGGATCGGCTACGACAACATCGACGTCGACGCCGCCACCAGGGCCGGCATCTGGGTGGGGCGGGTGCCCGACTACGGCTGGGAGGCGGTCTCCGATCACGCCCTGGCGCTGTTCCTGGCCTGCGTGCGCGATCTCGGTGCCCTGGACCGTCGGGCGCGCGCCGGGCAGCCGGGCCGGCGGCGGCCGATGTTCCTGGTCAAGGGCCGTACCTTCGGGGTGGTCGGCTGCGGCGGCATCGGCAGCGTGCTGGTGCGCAAGCTCGCCGGGTTCGGCTTGGCGCGCATCCTGGTGCACGACCCGTACCTGACTGCCGAACAGGTGGCCGCCGCCGGCGGCGAGGCGGCCGGCCTGGAGACGCTGCTGCGCGAGTCCGACTTCGTGTCGCTGCACACGCCGCTGACCGACGGGACGCGCGGCATGATCGGCGCTGCCCAACTCGCGCTGATGAAGCCGACCGCCGTCCTGGTCAACACCTCGCGCGGCGCCGTGGTGGACGAGGCGGCGCTGGCGGCTGCGCTGGCCGACGGCACCATCGCCGCGGCGGGGCTGGACGTGTTCGAGACCGAGCCGCTGCCCGCCGACAGCCCGCTCACCGGCCTGGACAACGTGATCCTGACCAACCACTTGGCGTGGTACACCGAGGAGTCGTCGGTGGAACTCGCCACCAAGGCGGCCCGCAACATCCGCGAAGTGTTCTCCGGCCGCCCGCCCCTCTACCCCGTCAACCGGATCGAATAG
- a CDS encoding MFS transporter, with translation MAALFLVALGNTVVVTVLPAIIADLGGFDRYAWASTSYLIAATTAMPIAGRLADLHGRRAFFLLGVVIFMAASIPVALSRTMEQLVLFRALQGLGGGVIMVNSTAAIADLAPPKERGKYHGFMGMVFSLATVVGPVVGGIVVDRLHWWGWAFLINVPLGIPVLILLARFFPRPGALAPAQPETSAGAGGSASASGIDYAGIVTLVPATVATLVALSVAGVQFPWRSWQVVSLLAFGLGMTVVFLAVESRSPCPIVPLTIYRYRGVPAAVAATFLASFGLYGIILFVPLFFQAVQGASAGRSGVFLVPIIVGVTVGAVAAGQLVSRTEGRERLLAVAGAVLLAGGISLLSTLSAETSAVLAVAYVLLMGAGVGALFTLAGVVVQNAVPHEDAGAATAAVQFQRAVGGTVGVALLGAMMARRTADRLSEVVPARLRDLLPEGWLDLANATRLLVDPSASGTLAEQISAPGSGAAELAREVAGYAAAALGGALGDTFLLAAAVAGASLAVALFMRVPPERTKGGDPPPT, from the coding sequence ATGGCGGCGTTGTTCCTGGTCGCGCTCGGCAACACCGTGGTGGTCACCGTGCTGCCGGCGATCATCGCGGACCTGGGCGGCTTCGACCGCTACGCGTGGGCGTCCACCTCCTACCTGATCGCCGCCACCACCGCCATGCCGATCGCCGGCAGGCTCGCCGATCTTCATGGCCGCCGGGCGTTCTTTCTGCTCGGCGTGGTCATCTTCATGGCGGCCTCCATACCGGTGGCGCTGAGCCGTACCATGGAGCAGCTCGTCCTGTTCCGGGCACTGCAGGGGCTCGGCGGCGGCGTCATCATGGTCAACAGCACCGCCGCCATTGCGGACCTGGCGCCCCCCAAGGAGCGCGGCAAGTACCACGGCTTCATGGGGATGGTGTTCAGCCTCGCCACCGTCGTGGGGCCGGTGGTGGGCGGGATCGTGGTCGACCGCTTGCATTGGTGGGGGTGGGCGTTCCTGATCAACGTGCCGCTGGGTATTCCGGTGTTGATCCTGCTCGCGCGCTTCTTCCCGCGTCCCGGCGCCTTGGCGCCGGCGCAACCGGAGACCTCAGCGGGCGCCGGCGGGTCCGCGAGCGCGTCGGGAATCGACTATGCAGGCATCGTCACGCTCGTGCCGGCGACCGTCGCCACCCTCGTCGCACTGTCGGTGGCCGGGGTGCAGTTCCCGTGGCGTTCGTGGCAGGTCGTTTCCCTGCTTGCCTTCGGGCTGGGGATGACCGTCGTGTTTCTGGCCGTCGAGTCGCGCTCGCCGTGCCCGATCGTGCCGCTGACGATCTACCGCTACCGCGGCGTGCCGGCCGCGGTGGCGGCCACCTTCCTGGCAAGCTTCGGCCTGTACGGCATCATTCTGTTCGTCCCGCTGTTCTTCCAGGCGGTGCAGGGTGCCTCCGCGGGACGCAGCGGAGTGTTCCTGGTGCCGATCATCGTCGGCGTCACGGTGGGCGCCGTGGCGGCGGGTCAGTTGGTATCCCGCACCGAGGGACGCGAGCGGCTCCTCGCCGTTGCGGGCGCCGTACTCCTCGCCGGCGGCATCTCCCTGCTCTCGACGCTGTCCGCCGAGACCAGCGCCGTGCTGGCCGTTGCCTACGTCCTGCTCATGGGCGCCGGTGTCGGCGCGCTGTTCACGCTGGCGGGGGTGGTGGTGCAGAACGCCGTCCCGCACGAGGATGCGGGCGCCGCCACCGCGGCCGTGCAGTTTCAGCGGGCGGTAGGCGGTACGGTGGGCGTGGCGTTGCTCGGCGCGATGATGGCACGGCGCACCGCGGACCGGCTTAGCGAAGTGGTGCCGGCCCGGCTGCGCGATCTCCTCCCGGAGGGGTGGCTGGACCTGGCCAACGCAACCCGACTGCTCGTCGATCCGTCCGCTTCCGGCACCCTCGCCGAGCAGATTTCGGCACCCGGTTCGGGCGCGGCCGAACTGGCCCGGGAAGTAGCCGGCTACGCCGCGGCGGCGTTGGGCGGAGCGCTCGGCGACACCTTCCTGCTCGCGGCAGCGGTCGCCGGCGCTTCGCTGGCGGTCGCGCTCTTCATGCGCGTCCCTCCGGAGCGTACCAAGGGCGGAGATCCACCGCCGACCTGA
- the cysD gene encoding sulfate adenylyltransferase subunit CysD, giving the protein MKAWLAELEAEAIEILREGVARARRPVMAYSVGKDSSVLLHLARKAFWPAKPPFPILHVDTTWKFRAMIEHRDEIAARFGLELRVRTNHEGARKGITPFSHSPQSYTMEMKTRPFLAALDEGRHDVIFIGARRDEEASRAKERVFSLRNARHQWDPKRQQPEIWRLYPTRLAAGDSWRVAALSSWTELDVWRYIKCEEIPIVPLYLAAERPVVQRGGQWIVVDDDRMPLEPGEVPVRKRVRFRTLGCYPLSAAVESKAASVAEIIAEIEAARRSEREGRVIDHDEEASMERKKREGYF; this is encoded by the coding sequence ATGAAGGCGTGGCTTGCGGAGCTGGAGGCCGAGGCAATCGAGATCTTGCGGGAAGGCGTGGCGCGGGCGCGGCGGCCGGTCATGGCCTACTCGGTGGGCAAGGACTCGTCGGTCCTTCTGCACCTCGCGCGCAAGGCGTTCTGGCCCGCGAAGCCGCCCTTTCCCATTCTCCACGTCGACACCACGTGGAAGTTCCGCGCCATGATCGAGCACCGTGACGAGATTGCCGCCCGCTTCGGCCTGGAGTTGCGGGTGCGCACCAATCACGAGGGGGCGCGGAAGGGGATCACGCCGTTCAGCCACAGTCCGCAGAGCTACACGATGGAGATGAAGACGCGTCCGTTCCTGGCCGCGCTCGACGAGGGGCGGCACGACGTGATATTCATCGGCGCCCGGCGCGACGAGGAGGCCTCGCGCGCCAAGGAACGGGTCTTTTCGCTGCGCAACGCACGCCACCAATGGGACCCGAAGCGCCAGCAGCCGGAGATCTGGCGCCTCTACCCCACCCGGCTCGCCGCCGGCGATTCGTGGCGGGTGGCGGCCCTGTCGAGCTGGACCGAGCTCGACGTGTGGCGCTACATCAAGTGCGAGGAGATCCCGATCGTGCCGCTTTACCTGGCCGCCGAACGCCCCGTGGTGCAGCGAGGCGGCCAGTGGATCGTGGTGGACGACGATCGCATGCCGCTCGAGCCCGGTGAGGTGCCGGTTCGGAAGCGCGTTCGCTTCCGGACGCTGGGGTGTTATCCCCTGTCGGCAGCCGTGGAGAGTAAGGCGGCGAGCGTCGCCGAGATCATCGCCGAGATCGAGGCGGCGCGCAGGTCGGAGCGCGAGGGGCGGGTCATAGATCACGACGAGGAGGCGTCGATGGAGCGCAAGAAGCGGGAGGGGTATTTCTGA
- a CDS encoding GNAT family N-acetyltransferase, which produces MVRIYVDSWNASFGELLSQADRTVTPDLVARWRRDLSRPVPHRWWVAEAFGSIVGCAGIGPSRDPGDPSIGELDSIFVDEPHWRTGVGRALIAVAHRHLARDGYRVAILWTVAGYRQGIDFYQAMGWRRDGGIRDQGRQIRLRRAIEPQRQ; this is translated from the coding sequence GTGGTTCGCATCTACGTCGATTCGTGGAATGCCTCGTTCGGCGAGTTGCTGTCGCAGGCCGATCGAACCGTAACGCCGGACCTGGTTGCGCGCTGGCGGCGAGACCTCTCCCGTCCCGTCCCGCACCGTTGGTGGGTCGCGGAAGCGTTCGGTTCGATCGTCGGGTGCGCCGGGATCGGCCCGAGCCGCGACCCGGGGGATCCCTCGATCGGCGAACTGGACAGCATCTTCGTGGACGAACCGCACTGGCGGACGGGCGTCGGCCGCGCGCTGATCGCCGTTGCCCACCGCCATCTCGCCCGCGACGGCTACCGCGTGGCGATCCTGTGGACCGTTGCCGGCTATCGCCAGGGCATTGACTTCTACCAGGCGATGGGGTGGCGCCGCGACGGCGGGATTCGCGACCAGGGGCGGCAGATCCGGCTGCGCCGGGCGATCGAACCTCAGCGGCAGTGA
- a CDS encoding cytochrome P450 has protein sequence MSTLSVAEDLSLLLLDESSGVLYPLPGRTLEIGLAAAALLELTLADRIDTDLESLYLVNAAPLGDPTADPVLAQIAASTEMRSPEYWVRRIGAQLGARIGDAALARLVERGILERAPGNHHFLAAPVARSRRYPAADGESADEVRIRLMKVLFSDDIPEPRDADLIGLAEACGIFTRILSRAELERVRGRIELVKSLNLLCHAAARAIAGDLRERPAASRTYQPIPDARGLPLIGAGLAMNGDLQEFVSGLYRDYGPICRVSVPGRKMIVLAGREANAFVQKHARTHLRSNRSFTDFCHAMETDRAMISMDGHDHMKLRRTAQAGYSRSVIERNMDTAIDIVRRAVASWPVGQPLPAFRSMQQIVAEHLGVLATGHSPGEYVEDLKYWFDSLIFAVRRDRPKFMREYRLRKVRPRIKQLYRRVVELHAPELREGRPGDLIDAFLELHRDEPQFLPETDLMSAVIGPYIAALDTVAGTLGFALLRLLQEAGHERALRDEADAAFAGGTPDARRIRGLEKTHAFVKEVMRCHTITPVLMRTACNSFEFEGCFVPAGATLLLAAGVVHRDPGYYPEPERFDPDRHLPPRLESNRTGAFVPFGIGPHTCIGGPFAEVQLAVTLATMVHCAEFDRAPPGDRRIRVTAYPSIRPHRKCRFQVVRLRHDGGAAQ, from the coding sequence TTGAGCACGCTCAGCGTCGCGGAAGACCTCAGCCTGCTGCTGCTCGACGAGTCATCGGGCGTGCTCTACCCGCTGCCCGGGCGCACGCTGGAGATCGGCCTGGCTGCCGCCGCGCTGCTGGAACTCACGCTGGCCGACCGCATCGACACCGACCTGGAGTCGCTCTACCTGGTGAATGCCGCGCCGCTGGGAGATCCGACGGCAGACCCGGTGCTGGCACAGATCGCCGCCAGCACGGAGATGCGGTCACCGGAGTACTGGGTGCGCCGTATCGGTGCGCAGCTCGGTGCACGGATCGGAGATGCCGCCCTGGCACGGCTGGTGGAGCGCGGCATCCTGGAACGGGCGCCCGGCAACCATCACTTTCTCGCCGCCCCGGTGGCGCGTTCGCGGCGCTATCCGGCGGCGGACGGCGAGAGTGCGGACGAGGTTCGCATCAGGCTGATGAAGGTCCTGTTCAGCGACGACATCCCGGAACCGCGCGACGCCGACCTGATCGGACTGGCCGAGGCGTGCGGCATCTTCACCCGCATCCTGAGCCGCGCGGAGTTGGAGCGGGTGCGTGGCCGGATCGAGTTGGTAAAGTCGCTCAACCTGCTGTGCCACGCGGCCGCGCGGGCGATAGCCGGCGACCTGCGCGAGCGGCCGGCCGCCAGCCGCACGTATCAGCCGATTCCCGATGCCCGCGGGTTGCCGCTGATCGGCGCCGGCCTGGCCATGAACGGCGATCTCCAGGAGTTCGTTTCGGGACTGTACCGCGACTACGGACCGATCTGCAGAGTGTCCGTGCCGGGCCGCAAGATGATTGTCCTGGCGGGCAGGGAGGCGAACGCGTTCGTGCAGAAACACGCACGCACTCACCTGCGCAGCAACCGGTCGTTCACCGACTTCTGCCACGCGATGGAGACCGACCGGGCGATGATCTCCATGGACGGCCACGACCACATGAAGCTGCGGCGTACCGCGCAGGCGGGCTACTCGCGTTCGGTGATCGAGCGCAACATGGATACGGCCATCGACATCGTGCGGCGCGCGGTCGCGTCATGGCCGGTCGGACAACCGCTGCCGGCATTTCGCTCGATGCAGCAGATAGTGGCCGAGCACCTGGGCGTTCTCGCCACCGGCCACTCGCCAGGCGAGTACGTCGAAGACCTGAAGTACTGGTTCGACTCGTTGATCTTCGCCGTGCGGCGCGACCGCCCGAAGTTCATGCGCGAGTACCGGTTGCGGAAGGTGCGGCCCCGGATAAAGCAGCTCTACCGCCGCGTGGTGGAGTTGCACGCCCCGGAACTCCGCGAGGGCCGCCCCGGCGACCTCATCGACGCGTTCCTGGAACTGCACCGTGACGAACCGCAGTTCCTGCCGGAGACCGACCTGATGTCCGCGGTGATCGGCCCGTATATCGCGGCGCTGGACACCGTGGCCGGCACCCTCGGCTTCGCGCTGTTGCGCCTGCTCCAGGAAGCGGGACACGAGCGGGCGCTCCGCGACGAGGCGGATGCGGCGTTCGCCGGCGGGACGCCCGATGCCCGGCGGATACGGGGGCTGGAGAAGACCCACGCGTTCGTGAAGGAGGTGATGCGCTGCCACACGATCACGCCGGTGCTCATGCGCACGGCGTGCAACTCGTTCGAGTTCGAGGGGTGCTTCGTGCCCGCCGGCGCCACGCTGCTGCTCGCAGCCGGGGTCGTGCATCGCGATCCCGGCTACTATCCGGAGCCCGAGCGTTTCGATCCCGACCGGCACCTGCCGCCGCGGCTCGAGTCGAATCGGACGGGGGCGTTCGTGCCGTTCGGAATCGGGCCGCACACCTGCATCGGCGGCCCGTTCGCGGAGGTGCAGTTGGCGGTGACCCTTGCCACGATGGTGCACTGCGCCGAATTCGACCGGGCTCCCCCCGGCGACCGGCGCATCAGGGTGACGGCCTACCCGAGCATTCGACCGCACAGGAAGTGCCGTTTCCAGGTGGTGCGGCTCAGGCATGACGGGGGCGCCGCGCAGTGA
- a CDS encoding serine hydrolase — protein MFRSVFPAAVAAIAANSALLAEEIPVASPEEVGMSSARLRAIDAVMRRHVDSGEIQGAVAAVARRGRVVHFEAYGLMDVGRGRAMRKDAIFRMASSSKPVLAVAAMMLIEEGLLHPDDEVAAYLPEFGEMRVAVLKEPADRDVSPWFVAAGKGKGAKGEVPEHRLVPARRAITIHDLLTHTSGIDSSGLGSAVSAWPEAGAEATLASHVPLYAGLLLDFQPGTRWGYSPRVGHDAVARVIEIASGLSYDEFVCARIFAPLGMDDTHFFLPPEKEPRRVVIHGLDAKAKGWDKPSRYVSASGGLSSTARDYLHFRTNAKHRISSLMRSPG, from the coding sequence TTGTTCAGAAGCGTGTTCCCGGCGGCGGTCGCGGCGATTGCCGCGAACAGTGCACTTCTCGCCGAAGAGATCCCCGTGGCATCGCCGGAGGAGGTGGGGATGTCGAGTGCGCGGCTACGGGCGATCGATGCCGTGATGCGGCGGCACGTCGACTCGGGGGAGATTCAGGGGGCGGTCGCGGCGGTGGCGCGGCGCGGCAGGGTGGTGCACTTCGAGGCTTACGGATTGATGGACGTCGGGCGCGGCCGGGCGATGCGGAAGGATGCGATCTTTCGCATGGCTTCGTCGTCGAAGCCGGTGCTCGCGGTGGCGGCGATGATGCTGATCGAGGAGGGCCTCCTGCACCCGGACGACGAGGTAGCCGCGTACCTGCCGGAGTTCGGGGAGATGCGGGTCGCGGTGCTCAAGGAGCCCGCGGACCGGGACGTCAGCCCCTGGTTCGTGGCCGCCGGCAAGGGCAAGGGGGCGAAGGGCGAGGTGCCGGAGCACCGCCTGGTGCCGGCACGGCGGGCGATCACTATCCACGATCTGCTGACCCATACGTCCGGGATCGACAGCTCCGGCCTGGGCTCGGCGGTGTCCGCGTGGCCGGAAGCGGGCGCGGAGGCGACCCTGGCCAGCCACGTTCCGCTATACGCCGGCCTGCTCTTGGACTTTCAGCCGGGCACGCGCTGGGGTTACAGCCCGCGCGTGGGTCACGACGCGGTCGCCCGCGTCATCGAGATCGCCTCCGGGCTGTCGTACGACGAGTTCGTCTGCGCCAGGATCTTCGCGCCGCTCGGCATGGACGACACGCACTTCTTCCTGCCCCCGGAGAAGGAACCGAGGCGGGTGGTGATTCACGGTCTCGATGCCAAGGCGAAGGGCTGGGACAAGCCGAGCCGCTACGTCTCCGCCTCCGGAGGCCTGTCCAGCACCGCGCGGGACTACCTGCACTTCAGAACTAATGCAAAGCACCGCATTAGTTCTTTAATGCGGAGTCCGGGGTAA
- a CDS encoding sulfotransferase has product MAQREEFNPMSMAPLRVWLRLVAQAGGVRRPYRGRLRQALITSALTALPRWLEWAVYGAPVARTRISEPPVIILGFPRSGTTLLHNLMAHDPDLGYCSNYQAAIPFCLIGGERLKRRLAARVPENRGIDNVAADLDLPQEEVFALAMHSHRSSAHGFTFPSLMPELHRKYVLMDAPEAEVRAWRKGYLQVIKKATYMHGGKRVVQKATPNLARIPVIMDMFPGALYIHIVRNPYELYPSYIHLISTLTRNYGMQDITPRELEDGAVRMYQRIMRKYLAERHLIPADRFIEIRFEDLREDPLGVLERVYRHLGLDWEKARSAIAAYAGTQASYRQNRYANRAHVRREVDAHWGFAVREWQYRP; this is encoded by the coding sequence TTGGCGCAGCGCGAAGAGTTCAACCCCATGTCGATGGCGCCCCTGCGCGTGTGGCTGCGCCTTGTCGCTCAGGCGGGGGGTGTACGGCGGCCGTATCGCGGGCGGTTGCGGCAGGCGCTCATCACCAGCGCGCTCACGGCGCTCCCGCGCTGGCTCGAGTGGGCCGTTTACGGTGCGCCGGTGGCGCGCACGCGGATCAGCGAGCCGCCGGTCATCATCCTCGGGTTCCCGCGCTCCGGCACGACCCTGCTGCACAACCTGATGGCGCACGACCCCGACCTGGGCTACTGCTCCAACTACCAGGCGGCCATTCCGTTCTGCCTCATCGGCGGCGAGCGGCTCAAGCGGCGCCTGGCCGCGCGGGTGCCGGAGAATCGAGGGATCGACAACGTGGCGGCCGACCTGGACCTGCCGCAGGAAGAGGTGTTCGCGCTTGCCATGCACTCCCACCGTTCCTCCGCGCACGGGTTCACCTTTCCTTCCCTGATGCCCGAACTGCACCGCAAGTACGTGCTGATGGACGCGCCGGAGGCCGAGGTGAGGGCATGGCGCAAGGGCTACCTGCAGGTGATCAAGAAGGCCACCTACATGCACGGCGGCAAGCGGGTGGTGCAGAAGGCGACGCCCAATCTCGCGCGCATCCCGGTGATCATGGACATGTTCCCCGGCGCCCTCTACATCCACATCGTCCGCAACCCCTACGAGCTCTATCCGTCGTACATCCACCTGATCTCGACGCTCACCAGGAACTACGGCATGCAGGACATCACCCCGCGGGAGCTGGAGGACGGAGCGGTGCGCATGTACCAGCGAATCATGCGCAAGTATCTGGCCGAACGCCACCTCATCCCCGCCGACCGCTTCATCGAGATCCGGTTCGAAGACCTGCGCGAAGACCCGCTCGGGGTCCTGGAGCGCGTGTACCGGCATCTCGGACTGGACTGGGAGAAGGCTCGGTCGGCGATCGCGGCCTACGCCGGTACGCAGGCGTCGTACCGGCAGAATCGCTACGCGAACCGGGCGCACGTGCGGCGCGAAGTCGACGCGCACTGGGGATTCGCGGTGCGGGAGTGGCAGTACCGGCCTTGA
- a CDS encoding phosphotransferase, translating into MNGRIVDDPASITPEWMQETLTRGGAGAVAVRRVDVRDLGAGVGQLSRILRVRLEGSESCPASVVVKLPSADPRIFRMCRRTGLYRREDRFYRAVAPTVPVSVPSILFREFDDRTHRFVLVMEDLANRRGGGAAGRDQLAGASEAEAITAVRAAARVHAAYWRAPSGSAGEPPASAPAGYRDIYRPPVRFALQYIYVRSVPTVRREFPGALSEEELSLVEAFGPSVAAVLGSLSRGARTFIHGDYRLDNMFFLPDAADRFAVVDWQASAIGSGLYDVAYFICTSLTETVRRRAESGLLEAYHAALVEAGVRGFAGDACRRLYRACVLACLVRMVIVAGSSGIENDRARELARLCLRRTVAAIHDHDAWTVAAGGRGRGLGRLITWLASRSARSEAAR; encoded by the coding sequence GTGAACGGCAGGATCGTCGACGACCCGGCGTCGATTACGCCCGAGTGGATGCAGGAGACGCTGACTCGGGGTGGCGCCGGCGCGGTGGCGGTCCGGCGGGTGGACGTCCGGGATCTCGGCGCCGGCGTCGGGCAACTCAGCAGGATCCTGCGGGTGAGGCTCGAAGGCAGTGAGTCGTGTCCGGCGAGCGTGGTGGTCAAGCTGCCGAGCGCCGACCCGCGTATCTTCCGCATGTGCCGGCGCACGGGGCTGTACCGGCGGGAGGACCGTTTCTATCGCGCCGTGGCGCCCACCGTGCCGGTGTCGGTACCGTCGATTCTGTTCCGGGAGTTCGACGACCGCACGCACCGGTTCGTGCTGGTAATGGAGGACCTGGCGAACCGCCGCGGCGGCGGGGCGGCGGGCCGCGACCAGCTCGCCGGCGCGAGTGAAGCGGAGGCGATCACCGCCGTGCGGGCCGCGGCACGCGTCCACGCGGCATACTGGCGCGCACCGAGCGGCAGTGCGGGGGAGCCGCCGGCATCCGCGCCGGCAGGCTACCGGGACATCTACCGCCCGCCGGTGCGGTTTGCGTTGCAGTACATCTACGTCAGGAGCGTGCCGACGGTGCGGCGGGAGTTCCCGGGTGCGCTGTCCGAGGAGGAACTGTCGCTCGTGGAAGCGTTCGGGCCGTCCGTGGCGGCCGTGCTCGGCAGCCTGAGCCGCGGCGCGCGGACTTTCATCCACGGAGACTACCGGCTCGACAACATGTTCTTTCTGCCGGACGCCGCCGACCGGTTCGCCGTCGTGGACTGGCAGGCCAGCGCCATCGGCAGCGGACTGTACGACGTGGCGTACTTCATCTGCACCAGCCTGACCGAGACGGTGCGGCGGCGTGCCGAGAGCGGGCTGCTGGAGGCGTACCACGCGGCGCTGGTCGAGGCGGGCGTACGCGGCTTCGCCGGCGACGCGTGCCGGCGGCTGTATCGCGCGTGCGTCCTCGCCTGCCTGGTGAGGATGGTGATCGTGGCGGGCTCCTCGGGGATCGAGAATGACCGCGCCCGCGAGCTGGCGCGGCTGTGCCTGCGGCGAACGGTGGCGGCGATTCACGACCACGACGCCTGGACGGTGGCCGCCGGCGGCAGGGGCCGGGGGCTTGGCCGTCTGATCACGTGGCTGGCGAGCAGGTCCGCAAGGAGTGAGGCCGCCCGGTGA